A window of the Salvelinus fontinalis isolate EN_2023a chromosome 26, ASM2944872v1, whole genome shotgun sequence genome harbors these coding sequences:
- the LOC129823959 gene encoding eukaryotic translation initiation factor 4 gamma 1-like isoform X9, producing the protein MKALFCQSILQVRLASQRHPDAEPREMNKPPQPITGPTSVPHPSPSPGLTQAAYASGQPTSLVFATQTPQQMNSAPQPRQPYYANRPNMPTSVPRVQTSSGPRPVGPTHIYQPGSQMMMIPGQQLSFAGSPQGYFIPPGQYRAPYMPPSPQYPVTSGTAGFYPGTSPAEYPTYAGAYYPAQPQYSHTPPVQTTPVMISPAQPQQQALPPQLPPTQPPAPKRERVTIRIRDPNQGGRDITEEIMSGGRATSTPTPPSQYSSTEEEGPAQTNGEFTKPVTIVTRTDEIAELAICTVTAAETLPPVLSTPEPATAAVPLEAKQETDGQVAPLTEQVVSESDAPLAGMRPEVPIPQREDQAPASSPLTASTSPPPAEVQTPPPATTMAQASHAVGAGMTPAVKAVTPEGPSTQVEPLDAPASVEKPLAQAAEEVVVEEKVEKVKNEPAITINPEVVVAVVVIKEDTEPAPRPLTPTSDFAPSLKLAAAVEAATKTESVVLPPAPKQKAMTEPVSAPAHAVTPSVPEAEPVVAQKKVEQLPLSNGLPQEDPDEVDAPVAALERIATAITEPATPPPQETANPAAAAVEQVEEKKEEEEEQKEEDASPVPLSSSPSEDSSMQAAVSVPKKKRNMKELNKKEAIGDMLDAFKEEEAAPATEPSSSPAEPSPVAPTSLPPADAPDETWEEKEDKQNADTPPLKPGDLKYQYKGEQWKPIDPEEKKRYDREFLLGCQFISASMNKPEGLPLITDVVLDKANKTPMRPAEPGRNMNAGPDFTPAFMGNLGRQSSGGGGPRGPGRDHMGPPGPRRSQQGQRKEPRKIITISSSLGGEVELNKAEKAWKPTVKKAVTRGRGAAPEDEESDDPEEAKTQELFKRVRSILNKLTPQMFQQLMKQVTELSIDTEERLKGVIDLIFEKAISEPNFSVAYANMCRCLMGLKVPTTDKPGVTVNFRKLLLNRCQKEFEKDQDDDIIFEAKQKEMEAAKEEEKAGLKAMLEEAKDEARRRSLGNIKFIGELFKLKMLTEAIMHDCIVKLLKNHDEESLECLCRLLSTIGKDLDFEKAKPRMDQYFAQMDKIIKEKKTSSRIRFMLQDVIDLRRSGWVPRRGEQGPKTIDQIHKEAEQEEQMQQIKVQQQLMSRNDGGGRGGGGGRDGRGGDRGGRDQGGRGGQQVGRGSQPQDEGWNTVPISTKNRPIDTSRLSKITKPGALDFSNQLLAPQLGGKGMWGSWGKGSSGGTTGAKPAAGAEPAAETGRPATGNRFSALQQSAPPASSSDADRRVPQRSSSSRDRDRFDRFERHDSSREERAGSRDARPPITKRSFSRETEERRGDSCTPTEPPVRRVASMTDDRDRGGSRSRGGSGSRDRALSKEVVVKRETAPTPPPNAPTKPAMTEEELEKKSSAIIEEYLHLNDMKEALQCVVELNSAPLLFVFVRNGLENTLERSAIARERMGLLLHQLIKAGTLPTTEYYKGLQEILEVAEDMAIDIPHIWQYLSELINPMLHEGGIPMGQLFREISKPLIPLRKAGVLLVHILNLLCKEMTHKKVGGMWTEAGLNWRDFLPEDEDVNKFVTEQKIEFTLGEKSDGTNQKKPMSGEELSKQLDRLIQDKANNQRIRDWVEANLDEQQTSDNQFVRTLMTSICQSAVICENPYKVDVEQITQRAKLLQRYLSDEKKELQALYALQALMVHMEQPANLLRMFFDTLYDEDVIKEEAFYRWESSKNPAEQTGKGVALKSVTAFFTWLRDAEEESDKD; encoded by the exons CAGGTGCCTACTACCCGGCCCAGCCCCAGTACAGCCACACACCCCCTGTCCAGACCACGCCCGTCATGATAAGCCCTGCCCAGCCCCAGCAGCAGGCCTTGCCCCCTCAGCTGCCGCCGACCCAACCACCGGCACCCAAGAGGGAGCGCGTAACG ATCAGAATACGAGACCCCAACCAGGGGGGCCGTGATATCACAGAGGAGATAATGTCCGGGGGAAGGGCCACCtcaacccccacccccccttcaCAG TACTCCTCCACAGAGGAAGAAGGTCCTGCTCAGACCAACGGAGAATTTACTAAACCTGTCACCATCGTGACGAGAACAG ATGAAATTGCGGAACTTGCAATTTGCACAGTGACGGCCGCCGAAACCCTGCCTCCAGTGTTGTCAACTCCAGAGCCTGCCACTGCAGCTGTCCCACTGGAGGCCAAACAGGAAACCGATGGCCAGGTTGCCCCGCTTACCGAACAGGTCGTCAGCGAATCAGATGCCCCTTTGGCGGGGATGAGGCCCGAGGTGCCCATCCCACAAAGGGAAGACCAGGCCCCTGCCTCCTCCCCCCTGACAGCTTCTACCTCCCCTCCCCCTGCAGAGGTACAGACTCCACCCCCTGCCACCACCATGGCTCAGGCCAGCCACGCAGTGGGCGCTGGTATGACCCCCGCGGTGAAGGCAGTGACCCCCGAAGGTCCTTCCACACAGGTAGAGCCTCTGGATGCACCAGCATCTGTGGAGAAGCCTCTTGCTCAGGCAGCGGAGGAAGTAGTGGTGGAGGAGAAGGTAGAAAAGGTCAAGAATGAGCCAGCAATTACCATCAATCCAGAGGTAGTAGTGGCTGTTGTGGTCATTAAAGAAGACACTGAACCCGCTCCACGACCTCTGACCCCGACATCTGATTTTGCCCCGTCCTTGAAGTTGGCGGCGGCTGTGGAAGCGGCTACTAAAACTGAGAGCGTGGTGTTGCCGCCAGCGCCTAAACAGAAAGCCATGACCGAGCCCGTTTCTGCCCCTGCTCATGCCGTCACTCCCTCTGTCCCGGAGGCAGAGCCTGTCGTGGCCCAAAAGAAGGTGGAGCAGCTGCCCCTGTCCAACGGCCTCCCCCAGGAGGACCCCGACGAGGTAGACGCCCCCGTGGCTGCACTAGAGCGCATTGCAACGGCAATCACAGAGCCTGCCACTCCCCCACCTCAGGAAACTGCTaaccctgctgctgctgccgtagagcaggtggaggagaagaaagaagaagaggaggagcagaaagaggaggatgcaTCCCCAGTGCCCTTGTCCAGCAGCCCTTCAGAGGACTCGTCTATGCAAG CTGCTGTGTCTGTGCCAAAGAAGAAGAGGAATATGAAGGAGCTGAACAAGAAGGAAGCCATCGGAGACATGCTGGATGCCTTCAaagag GAGGAGGCGGCACCTGCCACCGAGCCCTCGTCTTCACCGGCAGAGCCCAGCCCTGTGGCCCCGACCTCCTTGCCGCCCGCCGACGCGCCAGACGAGACgtgggaagagaaggaggacaagCAGAACGCCGACACACCCCCGCTCAAACCGGGCGACCTCAAGTACCAGTACAAAGGAG AGCAATGGAAGCCTATCGAcccagaggagaagaagaggtacGACAGGGAGTTCCTGCTGGGTTGCCAGTTCATTAGTGCCAGCATGAACAAGCCTGAGGGCCTGCCTCTCATCACCGATGTTGTGCTAGATAAG gCGAATAAGACCCCCATGCGCCCAGCAGAGCCGGGTCGCAACATGAACGCCGGGCCAGACTTCACCCCCGCCTTCATGGGTAACCTGGGTAGACAGTCCTCTGGGGGAGGGGGACCACGGGGCCCTGGAAGGGACCACATGGGA CCCCCCGGACCACGGCGCTCCCAGCAGGGCCAGCGCAAGGAGCCCCGCAAGATCATCACAATCTCCTCATCGCTAGGTGGCGAAGTGGAGCTCAACAAGGCGGAGAAGGCATGGAAGCCCACAGTGAAGAAGGCTGTGACCCGGGGCCGAGGCGCCGCccccgaggatgaggagagcgacgaCCCCGAGGAGGCCAAGACCCAGGAGCTGTTCAAGAGGGTCCGCTCCATCCTCAACAAGCTGACCCCTCAGATGTTCCAGCAACTGATGAAACAGGTCACAGAGCTGTCCATCGATACGGAGGAGCGGCTGAAGGGAGTGATCGACCTGATCTTTGAGAAGGCCATCTCCGAGCCCAACTTCTCTGTGGCCTACGCAAACATGTGCCGCTGCCTTATGGGG TTGAAAGTGCCCACCACAGACAAGCCGGGAGTGACTGTAAACTTCCGCAAGCTGCTGCTCAACCGCTGTCAGAAAGAGTTTGAGAAGGACCAGGATGATGACATCATCTTTGAGGCCAAACAGAAGGAGATGGAGGCTGCCAAAGAG GAGGAGAAAGCTGGTCTGAAGGCGATGCTGGAGGAGGCCAAAGACGAGGCGCGGCGCCGGTCGCTGGGCAACATCAAGTTCATCGGCGAGCTGTTCAAGCTGAAGATGCTGACAGAGGCCATCATGCACGACTGCATCGTCAAGCTGCTGAAGAACCACGACGAGGAGTCTCTGGAGTGCCTCTGTAGACTGCTGTCCACCATCGGCAAGGACCTGGACTTTGAGAAAGCCAAG CCCCGTATGGACCAGTACTTTGCCCAGATGGACAAGATCATCAAGGAGAAGAAAACCTCGTCTAGGATCCGCTTCATGCTGCAGGACGTCATCGACCTCAGACGG AGTGGCTGGGTCCCCCGGCGGGGGGAGCAGGGCCCTAAGACAATTGACCAGATCCACAAGGAGGCTGAGCAGGAGGAACAAATGCAGCAGATCAAGGTTCAGCAGCAGCTCATGTCAAGGAACgatggaggaggacgaggaggtggagggggaagagacgggagggggggagacagaggaggaagggATCAGGGGGGCCGCGGGGGCCAGCAGGTGGGAAGGGGGAGCCAGCCCCAAGACGAGGGCTGGAACACAGTGCCCATCTCCACCAAGAACAGACCCATCGATACCAGCCGGCTCAGTAAGATCACCAAG CCTGGTGCTCTGGACTTCAGCAACCAGCTCCTTGCTCCCCAACTCGGGGGTAAGGGCATGTGGGGCAGCTGGGGCAAGGGCAGCAGTGGAGGCACCACAGGAGCCAAGCCTGCCGCCGGAGCTGAACCAG CAGCGGAGACTGGCCGTCCGGCCACCGGCAACCGTTTCTCTGCCCTGCAGCAGTCTGCTCCACCAGCATCCTCCTCAGACGCTGACCGCAGGGTACCCCAGAG GTCCAGCTCCAGTCGTGACCGGGACAGGTTTGACCGCTTCGAGCGGCACGACAGCAGTCGTGAGGAGCGTGCAGGCAGTCGCGACGCCCGCCCCCCTATCACTAAGCGCAGCTTCAGCCGTGAGACAGAGGAGCGTAGGGGCGATAGTTGCACCCCTACGGAACCCCCCGTCCGGCGCGTAGCCAGCATGACAGACGACAGAGACCGGGGAGGCAGCCGTAGCCGGGGAGGCAGCGGTAGCCGGGACAGGGCTCTCAGCAAGGAGGTTGTTG TGAAGCGCGAGACagcccccacccctccccccaaTGCTCCGACCAAACCGGCCATGACCGAGGAGGAGCTGGAGAAGAAGTCCAGCGCCATCATCGAGGAGTACCTCCACCTCAACGACATgaag GAGGCACTGCAGTGTGTAGTGGAGCTTAACAGCGCCCCGCTGCTCTTTGTGTTTGTGCGGAACGGTCTGGAGAACACTCTGGAGCGCAGCGCCATCGCCAGAGAACGCATGGGCCTGCTGCTGCACCAGCTCATCAAGGCTGGCACCCTGCCCACGACAGAGTACTACAAAGG GCTCCAAGAGATCCTGGAGGTGGCTGAGGACATGGCCATAGACATCCCCCACATCTGGCAATACCTGTCTGAGCTCATCAACCCCATGCTCCACGAGGGAGGCATCCCCATGGGACAGCTTTTCAG AGAGATCTCCAAGCCCCTGATTCCCCTGCGTAAGGCCGGTGTGCTGCTGGTGCACATCCTCAACTTACTCTGCAAAGAAATG ACCCATAAGAAGGTGGGCGGTATGTGGACGGAGGCGGGGCTCAACTGGAGAGACTTCCTGCCAGAGGACGAGGATGTCAACAAGTTTGTGACTGAACAG AAAATTGAGTTTACCCTGGGGGAGAAGTCAGACGGGACCAATCAGAAGAAGCCCATGAGTGGGGAGGAGCTTAGCAAACAGCTTGACAGACTGATCCAGGACAAGGCTAACAACCAGCGCATCAGAGACTGGGTTGAG GCCAACCTGGACGAACAGCAGACGTCGGACAACCAGTTTGTGCGCACTCTGATGACATCCATTTGCCAGTCAGCCGTTATAT GTGAAAACCCATACAAGGTGGATGTGGAGCAGATTACCCAGAGGGCAAAGCTGCTGCAGCGGTACCTGAGTGACGAGAAGAAGGAACTGCAGGCCCTCTATGCCCTCCAGGCCCTCATGGTGCACATGGAGCAACCGGCCA ATCTGCTGCGGATGTTCTTTGACACGCTTTACGATGAGGACGTGATCAAAGAGGAGGCCTTTTACAGGTGGGAGTCCAGCAAAAACCCAGCCGAGCAGACTGGAAAGGGTGTGGCCCTCAAGTCGGTCACCGCCTTCTTCACCTGGCTCCGTGATGCCGAAGAAGAGTCCGACAAAGACTAA
- the LOC129823959 gene encoding eukaryotic translation initiation factor 4 gamma 1-like isoform X15: protein MKALFCQSILQVRLASQRHPDAEPREMNKPPQPITGPTSVPHPSPSPGLTQAAYASGQPTSLVFATQTPQQMNSAPQPRQPYYANRPNMPTSVPRVQTSSGPRPVGPTHIYQPGSQMMMIPGQQLSFAGSPQGYFIPPGQYRAPYMPPSPQYPVTSGTAGFYPGTSPAEYPTYAGAYYPAQPQYSHTPPVQTTPVMISPAQPQQQALPPQLPPTQPPAPKRERVTIRIRDPNQGGRDITEEIMSGGRATSTPTPPSQYSSTEEEGPAQTNGEFTKPVTIVTRTDEIAELAICTVTAAETLPPVLSTPEPATAAVPLEAKQETDGQVAPLTEQVVSESDAPLAGMRPEVPIPQREDQAPASSPLTASTSPPPAEVQTPPPATTMAQASHAVGAGMTPAVKAVTPEGPSTQVEPLDAPASVEKPLAQAAEEVVVEEKVEKVKNEPAITINPEVVVAVVVIKEDTEPAPRPLTPTSDFAPSLKLAAAVEAATKTESVVLPPAPKQKAMTEPVSAPAHAVTPSVPEAEPVVAQKKVEQLPLSNGLPQEDPDEVDAPVAALERIATAITEPATPPPQETANPAAAAVEQVEEKKEEEEEQKEEDASPVPLSSSPSEDSSMQAAVSVPKKKRNMKELNKKEAIGDMLDAFKEEEAAPATEPSSSPAEPSPVAPTSLPPADAPDETWEEKEDKQNADTPPLKPGDLKYQYKGEQWKPIDPEEKKRYDREFLLGCQFISASMNKPEGLPLITDVVLDKANKTPMRPAEPGRNMNAGPDFTPAFMGNLGRQSSGGGGPRGPGRDHMGPPGPRRSQQGQRKEPRKIITISSSLGGEVELNKAEKAWKPTVKKAVTRGRGAAPEDEESDDPEEAKTQELFKRVRSILNKLTPQMFQQLMKQVTELSIDTEERLKGVIDLIFEKAISEPNFSVAYANMCRCLMGLKVPTTDKPGVTVNFRKLLLNRCQKEFEKDQDDDIIFEAKQKEMEAAKEEEKAGLKAMLEEAKDEARRRSLGNIKFIGELFKLKMLTEAIMHDCIVKLLKNHDEESLECLCRLLSTIGKDLDFEKAKPRMDQYFAQMDKIIKEKKTSSRIRFMLQDVIDLRRSGWVPRRGEQGPKTIDQIHKEAEQEEQMQQIKVQQQLMSRNDGGGRGGGGGRDGRGGDRGGRDQGGRGGQQVGRGSQPQDEGWNTVPISTKNRPIDTSRLSKITKPGALDFSNQLLAPQLGGKGMWGSWGKGSSGGTTGAKPAAGAEPAETGRPATGNRFSALQQSAPPASSSDADRRVPQRSSSSRDRDRFDRFERHDSSREERAGSRDARPPITKRSFSRETEERRGDSCTPTEPPVRRVASMTDDRDRGGSRSRGGSGSRDRALSKEVVVKRETAPTPPPNAPTKPAMTEEELEKKSSAIIEEYLHLNDMKEALQCVVELNSAPLLFVFVRNGLENTLERSAIARERMGLLLHQLIKAGTLPTTEYYKGLQEILEVAEDMAIDIPHIWQYLSELINPMLHEGGIPMGQLFREISKPLIPLRKAGVLLVHILNLLCKEMTHKKVGGMWTEAGLNWRDFLPEDEDVNKFVTEQKIEFTLGEKSDGTNQKKPMSGEELSKQLDRLIQDKANNQRIRDWVEANLDEQQTSDNQFVRTLMTSICQSAVICENPYKVDVEQITQRAKLLQRYLSDEKKELQALYALQALMVHMEQPANLLRMFFDTLYDEDVIKEEAFYRWESSKNPAEQTGKGVALKSVTAFFTWLRDAEEESDKD from the exons CAGGTGCCTACTACCCGGCCCAGCCCCAGTACAGCCACACACCCCCTGTCCAGACCACGCCCGTCATGATAAGCCCTGCCCAGCCCCAGCAGCAGGCCTTGCCCCCTCAGCTGCCGCCGACCCAACCACCGGCACCCAAGAGGGAGCGCGTAACG ATCAGAATACGAGACCCCAACCAGGGGGGCCGTGATATCACAGAGGAGATAATGTCCGGGGGAAGGGCCACCtcaacccccacccccccttcaCAG TACTCCTCCACAGAGGAAGAAGGTCCTGCTCAGACCAACGGAGAATTTACTAAACCTGTCACCATCGTGACGAGAACAG ATGAAATTGCGGAACTTGCAATTTGCACAGTGACGGCCGCCGAAACCCTGCCTCCAGTGTTGTCAACTCCAGAGCCTGCCACTGCAGCTGTCCCACTGGAGGCCAAACAGGAAACCGATGGCCAGGTTGCCCCGCTTACCGAACAGGTCGTCAGCGAATCAGATGCCCCTTTGGCGGGGATGAGGCCCGAGGTGCCCATCCCACAAAGGGAAGACCAGGCCCCTGCCTCCTCCCCCCTGACAGCTTCTACCTCCCCTCCCCCTGCAGAGGTACAGACTCCACCCCCTGCCACCACCATGGCTCAGGCCAGCCACGCAGTGGGCGCTGGTATGACCCCCGCGGTGAAGGCAGTGACCCCCGAAGGTCCTTCCACACAGGTAGAGCCTCTGGATGCACCAGCATCTGTGGAGAAGCCTCTTGCTCAGGCAGCGGAGGAAGTAGTGGTGGAGGAGAAGGTAGAAAAGGTCAAGAATGAGCCAGCAATTACCATCAATCCAGAGGTAGTAGTGGCTGTTGTGGTCATTAAAGAAGACACTGAACCCGCTCCACGACCTCTGACCCCGACATCTGATTTTGCCCCGTCCTTGAAGTTGGCGGCGGCTGTGGAAGCGGCTACTAAAACTGAGAGCGTGGTGTTGCCGCCAGCGCCTAAACAGAAAGCCATGACCGAGCCCGTTTCTGCCCCTGCTCATGCCGTCACTCCCTCTGTCCCGGAGGCAGAGCCTGTCGTGGCCCAAAAGAAGGTGGAGCAGCTGCCCCTGTCCAACGGCCTCCCCCAGGAGGACCCCGACGAGGTAGACGCCCCCGTGGCTGCACTAGAGCGCATTGCAACGGCAATCACAGAGCCTGCCACTCCCCCACCTCAGGAAACTGCTaaccctgctgctgctgccgtagagcaggtggaggagaagaaagaagaagaggaggagcagaaagaggaggatgcaTCCCCAGTGCCCTTGTCCAGCAGCCCTTCAGAGGACTCGTCTATGCAAG CTGCTGTGTCTGTGCCAAAGAAGAAGAGGAATATGAAGGAGCTGAACAAGAAGGAAGCCATCGGAGACATGCTGGATGCCTTCAaagag GAGGAGGCGGCACCTGCCACCGAGCCCTCGTCTTCACCGGCAGAGCCCAGCCCTGTGGCCCCGACCTCCTTGCCGCCCGCCGACGCGCCAGACGAGACgtgggaagagaaggaggacaagCAGAACGCCGACACACCCCCGCTCAAACCGGGCGACCTCAAGTACCAGTACAAAGGAG AGCAATGGAAGCCTATCGAcccagaggagaagaagaggtacGACAGGGAGTTCCTGCTGGGTTGCCAGTTCATTAGTGCCAGCATGAACAAGCCTGAGGGCCTGCCTCTCATCACCGATGTTGTGCTAGATAAG gCGAATAAGACCCCCATGCGCCCAGCAGAGCCGGGTCGCAACATGAACGCCGGGCCAGACTTCACCCCCGCCTTCATGGGTAACCTGGGTAGACAGTCCTCTGGGGGAGGGGGACCACGGGGCCCTGGAAGGGACCACATGGGA CCCCCCGGACCACGGCGCTCCCAGCAGGGCCAGCGCAAGGAGCCCCGCAAGATCATCACAATCTCCTCATCGCTAGGTGGCGAAGTGGAGCTCAACAAGGCGGAGAAGGCATGGAAGCCCACAGTGAAGAAGGCTGTGACCCGGGGCCGAGGCGCCGCccccgaggatgaggagagcgacgaCCCCGAGGAGGCCAAGACCCAGGAGCTGTTCAAGAGGGTCCGCTCCATCCTCAACAAGCTGACCCCTCAGATGTTCCAGCAACTGATGAAACAGGTCACAGAGCTGTCCATCGATACGGAGGAGCGGCTGAAGGGAGTGATCGACCTGATCTTTGAGAAGGCCATCTCCGAGCCCAACTTCTCTGTGGCCTACGCAAACATGTGCCGCTGCCTTATGGGG TTGAAAGTGCCCACCACAGACAAGCCGGGAGTGACTGTAAACTTCCGCAAGCTGCTGCTCAACCGCTGTCAGAAAGAGTTTGAGAAGGACCAGGATGATGACATCATCTTTGAGGCCAAACAGAAGGAGATGGAGGCTGCCAAAGAG GAGGAGAAAGCTGGTCTGAAGGCGATGCTGGAGGAGGCCAAAGACGAGGCGCGGCGCCGGTCGCTGGGCAACATCAAGTTCATCGGCGAGCTGTTCAAGCTGAAGATGCTGACAGAGGCCATCATGCACGACTGCATCGTCAAGCTGCTGAAGAACCACGACGAGGAGTCTCTGGAGTGCCTCTGTAGACTGCTGTCCACCATCGGCAAGGACCTGGACTTTGAGAAAGCCAAG CCCCGTATGGACCAGTACTTTGCCCAGATGGACAAGATCATCAAGGAGAAGAAAACCTCGTCTAGGATCCGCTTCATGCTGCAGGACGTCATCGACCTCAGACGG AGTGGCTGGGTCCCCCGGCGGGGGGAGCAGGGCCCTAAGACAATTGACCAGATCCACAAGGAGGCTGAGCAGGAGGAACAAATGCAGCAGATCAAGGTTCAGCAGCAGCTCATGTCAAGGAACgatggaggaggacgaggaggtggagggggaagagacgggagggggggagacagaggaggaagggATCAGGGGGGCCGCGGGGGCCAGCAGGTGGGAAGGGGGAGCCAGCCCCAAGACGAGGGCTGGAACACAGTGCCCATCTCCACCAAGAACAGACCCATCGATACCAGCCGGCTCAGTAAGATCACCAAG CCTGGTGCTCTGGACTTCAGCAACCAGCTCCTTGCTCCCCAACTCGGGGGTAAGGGCATGTGGGGCAGCTGGGGCAAGGGCAGCAGTGGAGGCACCACAGGAGCCAAGCCTGCCGCCGGAGCTGAACCAG CGGAGACTGGCCGTCCGGCCACCGGCAACCGTTTCTCTGCCCTGCAGCAGTCTGCTCCACCAGCATCCTCCTCAGACGCTGACCGCAGGGTACCCCAGAG GTCCAGCTCCAGTCGTGACCGGGACAGGTTTGACCGCTTCGAGCGGCACGACAGCAGTCGTGAGGAGCGTGCAGGCAGTCGCGACGCCCGCCCCCCTATCACTAAGCGCAGCTTCAGCCGTGAGACAGAGGAGCGTAGGGGCGATAGTTGCACCCCTACGGAACCCCCCGTCCGGCGCGTAGCCAGCATGACAGACGACAGAGACCGGGGAGGCAGCCGTAGCCGGGGAGGCAGCGGTAGCCGGGACAGGGCTCTCAGCAAGGAGGTTGTTG TGAAGCGCGAGACagcccccacccctccccccaaTGCTCCGACCAAACCGGCCATGACCGAGGAGGAGCTGGAGAAGAAGTCCAGCGCCATCATCGAGGAGTACCTCCACCTCAACGACATgaag GAGGCACTGCAGTGTGTAGTGGAGCTTAACAGCGCCCCGCTGCTCTTTGTGTTTGTGCGGAACGGTCTGGAGAACACTCTGGAGCGCAGCGCCATCGCCAGAGAACGCATGGGCCTGCTGCTGCACCAGCTCATCAAGGCTGGCACCCTGCCCACGACAGAGTACTACAAAGG GCTCCAAGAGATCCTGGAGGTGGCTGAGGACATGGCCATAGACATCCCCCACATCTGGCAATACCTGTCTGAGCTCATCAACCCCATGCTCCACGAGGGAGGCATCCCCATGGGACAGCTTTTCAG AGAGATCTCCAAGCCCCTGATTCCCCTGCGTAAGGCCGGTGTGCTGCTGGTGCACATCCTCAACTTACTCTGCAAAGAAATG ACCCATAAGAAGGTGGGCGGTATGTGGACGGAGGCGGGGCTCAACTGGAGAGACTTCCTGCCAGAGGACGAGGATGTCAACAAGTTTGTGACTGAACAG AAAATTGAGTTTACCCTGGGGGAGAAGTCAGACGGGACCAATCAGAAGAAGCCCATGAGTGGGGAGGAGCTTAGCAAACAGCTTGACAGACTGATCCAGGACAAGGCTAACAACCAGCGCATCAGAGACTGGGTTGAG GCCAACCTGGACGAACAGCAGACGTCGGACAACCAGTTTGTGCGCACTCTGATGACATCCATTTGCCAGTCAGCCGTTATAT GTGAAAACCCATACAAGGTGGATGTGGAGCAGATTACCCAGAGGGCAAAGCTGCTGCAGCGGTACCTGAGTGACGAGAAGAAGGAACTGCAGGCCCTCTATGCCCTCCAGGCCCTCATGGTGCACATGGAGCAACCGGCCA ATCTGCTGCGGATGTTCTTTGACACGCTTTACGATGAGGACGTGATCAAAGAGGAGGCCTTTTACAGGTGGGAGTCCAGCAAAAACCCAGCCGAGCAGACTGGAAAGGGTGTGGCCCTCAAGTCGGTCACCGCCTTCTTCACCTGGCTCCGTGATGCCGAAGAAGAGTCCGACAAAGACTAA